The following are encoded together in the Acidobacteriota bacterium genome:
- a CDS encoding aldo/keto reductase, with protein MQSRTLGRDGLEVSAVGLGCMGMSEFYGSGDDAASVAVLHHAIDIGVKFWDTADMYGSGGNERLVGKALEGRRDKVVLATKFAVLRGEDGGFLGVSGRPEYVREACDNSLQRLGVDHIDLYYQHRVDPAVPIEETVGAMAGLVTAGKVRHLGLSEAGANTLRRASEVHPIAALQSELSLWSRDIEAEIMPVCRELGIGVVAYSPLGRGFLSGAIKSLDDLDEDDWRRFMPRFQGENFGKNLELVDRVEQLAAAKGCTPAQLALAWVLAQGPDVAPIPGTRSRKRLEENAAAAEITLSEEELAEIDLVIPKDMAVGTRYPEEAMQLLDG; from the coding sequence ATGCAATCACGCACCCTGGGCCGGGATGGCCTCGAAGTGTCAGCGGTCGGGCTCGGCTGCATGGGCATGTCGGAGTTCTACGGATCGGGCGACGACGCTGCATCGGTCGCCGTGCTGCACCACGCCATCGATATCGGTGTGAAATTCTGGGACACGGCGGATATGTACGGTTCTGGTGGCAACGAGCGACTTGTCGGCAAGGCCCTCGAAGGCCGTCGTGACAAAGTCGTGTTGGCGACCAAATTCGCCGTTCTTCGTGGCGAGGACGGGGGCTTTCTCGGTGTGAGCGGCCGTCCGGAGTACGTGCGCGAGGCCTGCGACAACAGCCTTCAAAGGCTCGGCGTGGATCACATCGACCTCTATTATCAGCATCGAGTGGATCCGGCGGTACCGATTGAAGAAACCGTTGGTGCAATGGCTGGGTTGGTGACCGCCGGCAAGGTGCGTCACCTCGGCCTGTCGGAAGCTGGAGCGAATACCCTTCGCCGCGCCAGCGAGGTCCACCCGATCGCGGCGTTACAGTCAGAGCTCTCGTTGTGGAGTCGTGATATCGAGGCCGAGATCATGCCCGTCTGTCGCGAGCTCGGCATCGGTGTCGTCGCCTACAGTCCCCTCGGTCGGGGTTTCCTCAGCGGGGCCATCAAGAGCCTCGACGATTTGGATGAGGACGACTGGCGACGTTTCATGCCGCGCTTTCAGGGCGAAAACTTCGGCAAGAACCTCGAGCTCGTGGACCGAGTCGAGCAACTTGCGGCCGCCAAAGGATGCACGCCCGCACAGCTGGCCCTCGCCTGGGTTCTGGCGCAGGGGCCGGACGTGGCACCGATCCCCGGCACTCGGAGCCGCAAGCGCCTCGAGGAGAATGCGGCCGCGGCTGAGATCACGCTGAGCGAGGAAGAGCTTGCGGAAATCGACCTGGTCATACCGAAAGATATGGCAGTCGGCACCCGATATCCAGAAGAGGCGATGCAGTTGCTGGATGGGTGA
- a CDS encoding nitroreductase, whose product MDIHDHLKQRRTVRRFKPDAIPGNTLAAIFEAAMWAPSHANAQPWEFVVVGPEARAKLLSIFRAKAEEMLADPDLPEPKRRSISNLKEDFGGAPFMVAVLSRHGSDDLEKVENPLSTAVAVHNMCLAAWDEGVGAVWLSLGVAPPVRGVLGVDEGETVVALLAMGYPAEIPPAPPRDPYSDHMREVP is encoded by the coding sequence ATGGACATCCACGATCATCTCAAGCAACGGCGGACCGTACGTCGGTTCAAACCGGACGCCATCCCAGGAAACACTCTGGCCGCCATCTTCGAGGCCGCCATGTGGGCGCCGTCGCACGCCAATGCCCAGCCCTGGGAGTTCGTCGTCGTCGGCCCGGAGGCGCGGGCAAAACTACTCTCCATCTTCCGCGCGAAGGCCGAGGAGATGCTGGCGGACCCGGACCTGCCGGAGCCTAAGAGAAGGAGCATCTCCAATCTCAAAGAGGACTTCGGCGGTGCGCCGTTCATGGTGGCGGTCCTCTCGCGTCACGGGTCCGACGATCTCGAGAAGGTGGAAAATCCGCTGAGCACGGCGGTCGCTGTCCACAACATGTGCCTCGCGGCCTGGGACGAGGGCGTCGGCGCGGTCTGGCTGTCCCTGGGGGTGGCGCCGCCGGTGCGAGGCGTCCTCGGAGTCGATGAAGGCGAAACCGTCGTTGCCCTGTTGGCGATGGGTTACCCCGCTGAGATACCGCCGGCACCGCCCCGAGACCCCTACTCGGACCACATGCGAGAGGTGCCCTAG
- a CDS encoding outer membrane beta-barrel protein, with protein MRTKALIVVVVALIAMPVAANAGDGDWILRARVINVSPNESSGPILSFGGEVGVDSATTLEVDVTYMFSKRLGLEVIAATTGHDLSAAGGDLAGASLGDVKVLPPTAVLQFHPLPGGLFDLYFGGGVNFTLFYSYDLSADLAGLGVTDLEFDESFGLAGNIGMNFNLGDNLLINVDLKYIKIGTDVDVMAGSDALGTIGVDIDPWVFGAGVGWRF; from the coding sequence ATGAGGACAAAGGCACTGATCGTTGTAGTCGTCGCGTTGATCGCCATGCCGGTGGCGGCGAACGCGGGAGATGGAGACTGGATCCTGCGCGCCAGGGTCATCAACGTTTCGCCGAACGAATCGAGCGGGCCGATTCTGAGCTTCGGCGGCGAGGTCGGGGTCGACTCGGCCACAACCCTCGAGGTGGATGTCACCTATATGTTCAGCAAACGCCTGGGTCTCGAGGTCATCGCCGCTACAACCGGACACGATCTTTCCGCCGCGGGCGGCGACCTCGCTGGAGCCTCTCTTGGGGACGTCAAGGTCCTGCCGCCGACCGCGGTGCTTCAGTTCCATCCCCTTCCCGGTGGTCTCTTCGACCTCTATTTCGGGGGCGGAGTGAACTTCACCCTGTTCTATAGCTACGACCTCTCCGCCGATCTTGCGGGGCTCGGCGTCACCGATCTGGAGTTTGACGAGTCCTTCGGTCTCGCCGGAAACATCGGTATGAACTTCAACCTCGGGGACAACCTCTTGATCAACGTCGACCTCAAGTACATCAAGATCGGAACGGACGTCGACGTCATGGCCGGAAGTGACGCCCTGGGAACGATCGGCGTCGACATCGACCCGTGGGTCTTTGGCGCCGGCGTAGGCTGGCGGTTCTAA
- a CDS encoding coniferyl aldehyde dehydrogenase gives MDEATNPTSWTAESMKALLDRQRTAFLAELPVTLATRIDRMDRAIDLLSSNEGKIADALSEDYGCRPRDLSRFTEAAACIGPLKYARKRVRQWMRPERRKLDFPFGPLGCRAHVEYVPKGVMGIISPWNFPVFLVFLPLSGALAAGNRAMIKPSEHTPVTAKLLEELIGQTFDETEVAVCTGGPEVGQDFSALPFDHLLFTGGTSVGRRVMRAAADNLVPVTLELGGKSPVIVGRSTDIGRAALRVTMGKLLNAGQVCIAPDYAFVPAESVNDFVMAVEEQIRSMYPSLRDNAEYTSVVNQSHYARLREVVEEARGSGAEVREINPANEELADDPLRKLAPTLVIEPDDKLQLMREEIFGPILPIKSYRSIEEVIAYINERPRPLCLYYFGDDAEERIRVLSRTTSGGVTVNDVLIHALIEQLPFGGIGSSGMGVYRGVDGFKSFSHPRAVFTSPRLNLWKLLGLQPPYGKALQRTLARELKA, from the coding sequence ATGGACGAAGCCACCAATCCAACTTCATGGACAGCCGAATCGATGAAAGCACTTCTCGATCGCCAAAGAACGGCGTTTCTCGCCGAGTTGCCGGTGACGCTGGCCACGAGAATCGACCGTATGGATCGCGCGATTGACTTGCTCTCCAGTAACGAGGGAAAAATCGCGGATGCCCTCTCCGAAGACTACGGTTGCCGCCCTCGCGACCTGTCCCGTTTCACCGAGGCGGCGGCGTGCATCGGTCCATTGAAATATGCGCGCAAGCGTGTGCGCCAGTGGATGCGGCCTGAGCGACGGAAACTGGACTTCCCGTTCGGTCCACTCGGCTGCAGGGCTCATGTTGAGTATGTACCCAAGGGCGTGATGGGAATTATCAGTCCGTGGAATTTCCCAGTGTTCCTGGTTTTTCTGCCTCTTTCGGGCGCACTTGCTGCCGGAAACCGCGCCATGATCAAGCCGTCGGAGCACACGCCGGTAACTGCCAAGCTCCTGGAAGAACTGATCGGCCAAACCTTCGATGAGACCGAGGTCGCGGTGTGCACGGGAGGACCCGAGGTCGGGCAGGATTTCAGCGCTCTGCCCTTCGATCACCTGCTTTTCACCGGTGGAACATCTGTAGGTCGCCGCGTGATGCGGGCCGCCGCCGACAATCTCGTACCGGTAACCCTCGAACTGGGTGGAAAGTCACCGGTTATCGTGGGGCGATCGACCGATATCGGGCGTGCGGCGCTGCGGGTGACGATGGGCAAGCTACTCAACGCGGGTCAGGTTTGCATTGCTCCGGACTACGCATTCGTGCCCGCCGAGAGCGTGAATGACTTTGTTATGGCGGTCGAGGAACAGATCCGGTCGATGTACCCGTCGCTCAGGGACAACGCCGAGTACACGTCTGTCGTCAACCAGAGCCACTATGCTCGCCTCAGGGAGGTCGTGGAAGAGGCGCGCGGCTCCGGAGCAGAAGTGAGGGAGATCAATCCGGCAAACGAAGAACTGGCGGATGATCCGCTCCGCAAGCTCGCTCCAACGCTGGTGATCGAACCGGACGACAAGCTACAGCTGATGCGGGAGGAAATTTTCGGCCCGATTCTGCCAATCAAGAGCTATCGATCTATCGAAGAGGTCATCGCCTACATCAACGAGAGGCCGCGACCGCTGTGTCTCTATTACTTTGGTGATGACGCAGAGGAAAGAATCCGCGTGCTGTCGAGAACCACTTCCGGAGGTGTCACTGTCAACGATGTCCTCATCCATGCTCTGATCGAGCAGCTGCCCTTCGGGGGTATCGGCTCGAGCGGCATGGGCGTGTACCGGGGAGTCGACGGCTTCAAGTCCTTCAGTCATCCGCGAGCCGTCTTCACGTCTCCACGACTCAATCTTTGGAAGCTCCTGGGCCTCCAGCCTCCCTATGGCAAGGCCCTCCAGCGGACCCTCGCCAGGGAGTTGAAGGCGTGA
- a CDS encoding alpha/beta hydrolase, with product MTIRKAGPILACLALLTSACAAQDPAIAANPRIFTDVPAENDPNARYLIYLHGAIIEHEGERPTHPQYGVYEYRKILEVFADKGFVVISEARPEGTDGMLYAARVADQVRKLLEADVPDGHITVVGFSKGGGIAIAASSMLAEDDVNFVFMAACSPWLDSHPEIVARGRLLSLRESSDELVGSCEGLFERSPSGHDHTEILLDLGGGHGAFYRPQPQWIDPVVMWAIPPAS from the coding sequence ATGACGATTCGGAAAGCAGGCCCGATTCTGGCGTGTCTCGCGTTGCTGACATCCGCGTGTGCCGCGCAGGACCCGGCGATCGCAGCCAATCCGCGGATCTTCACTGATGTGCCGGCGGAGAATGACCCCAACGCCCGGTACCTCATCTACCTCCACGGGGCGATCATCGAACATGAAGGAGAACGGCCCACCCATCCGCAGTACGGCGTTTACGAGTACAGAAAAATACTCGAGGTCTTTGCAGACAAGGGTTTCGTCGTGATTTCAGAGGCGCGGCCCGAGGGCACCGACGGGATGCTGTACGCAGCGCGGGTCGCCGATCAGGTGCGCAAGCTCCTCGAGGCCGATGTGCCAGACGGCCATATCACGGTCGTCGGCTTCTCAAAGGGCGGCGGCATTGCCATTGCTGCCTCGTCGATGCTGGCGGAGGACGACGTCAATTTCGTCTTCATGGCTGCCTGTAGCCCTTGGCTCGATTCGCACCCCGAGATCGTCGCCCGGGGCCGGTTGCTGTCACTGCGCGAGTCTTCGGATGAGCTCGTCGGGTCCTGTGAAGGCCTGTTCGAGAGAAGTCCGAGTGGACACGACCACACCGAGATTTTGCTCGATCTCGGGGGAGGCCACGGTGCGTTCTACCGTCCGCAGCCGCAGTGGATTGACCCGGTCGTCATGTGGGCTATTCCTCCCGCGTCTTGA
- the gmk gene encoding guanylate kinase: MGTQERGVLFIVSSPSGGGKTTLIRETIARLAEHGIVGHFSISHTTRPPRPAETDGVDYHFVNDATFEQMVQRGEFLEWAEYAGYRYGTSRRAVEEQLSAGCDVFLDIEVQGANQVKTLVPEVVKIFVYPPSYEVLEARLKERRQDPREAIRRRLQWALREFQVAGEFDYAIINDRLAEAVNALFGICIAEHQKPTRMKAELNAIRQAFQESLEKDFAQ, encoded by the coding sequence ATGGGAACCCAGGAACGCGGAGTTCTATTCATCGTTTCGTCACCGTCGGGCGGCGGCAAGACGACCTTGATCCGCGAAACCATTGCCCGGTTGGCGGAGCACGGCATCGTCGGCCATTTTTCGATATCCCACACCACGAGGCCGCCCCGACCGGCCGAGACCGATGGCGTGGACTATCACTTTGTGAATGACGCCACCTTCGAGCAGATGGTGCAGCGTGGGGAGTTCCTCGAGTGGGCGGAGTATGCAGGATACCGTTACGGCACCTCCCGTCGGGCGGTGGAGGAGCAGTTGTCGGCGGGCTGTGATGTCTTTCTCGACATCGAGGTACAGGGTGCCAACCAGGTCAAGACCCTGGTTCCGGAGGTGGTCAAGATCTTCGTCTACCCACCGTCATACGAGGTCCTCGAGGCCCGCCTCAAGGAACGCAGGCAGGACCCTCGGGAAGCCATCCGACGGCGCCTGCAATGGGCTCTGCGCGAGTTTCAGGTCGCCGGAGAGTTTGATTATGCTATTATCAACGACCGTCTCGCGGAGGCGGTGAACGCCCTGTTCGGAATCTGCATTGCCGAACACCAGAAACCGACCCGCATGAAAGCCGAACTGAACGCCATTCGCCAGGCGTTCCAGGAATCGCTCGAGAAGGACTTCGCCCAATGA
- a CDS encoding DNA-directed RNA polymerase subunit omega, with product MIQLPEEFDSIFRYIVVVSQRAEQLINGAKPRSESRHLKPTLVARDDVEAGEVTWRVLTQEELDAHRQALVEQFRAEVDAASEQPTEPIPDVLPTADTLEPVEDDEERDDELERLQRLLGMARTPGSAEDDGSSDDEEELADADDSDDEEED from the coding sequence ATGATCCAACTTCCGGAAGAGTTTGACTCAATATTTCGCTACATCGTGGTGGTATCCCAGCGCGCCGAGCAGCTCATCAACGGTGCCAAGCCGCGTTCCGAGAGCCGGCACCTGAAACCAACCCTGGTCGCGCGCGACGATGTCGAGGCGGGCGAGGTCACCTGGCGTGTGCTCACCCAGGAGGAGCTCGATGCCCACCGCCAGGCGCTGGTGGAACAGTTTCGCGCTGAAGTAGATGCCGCCAGCGAGCAGCCGACCGAGCCAATTCCCGATGTGTTGCCGACCGCCGACACTCTCGAACCGGTGGAGGACGACGAAGAGCGAGATGACGAGCTCGAACGGCTGCAGCGCCTGCTCGGAATGGCCCGCACGCCAGGCTCGGCGGAGGATGACGGATCGTCTGACGATGAGGAAGAACTTGCGGACGCGGACGATTCGGATGATGAGGAGGAGGACTGA
- a CDS encoding uracil-DNA glycosylase has protein sequence MRAKDLNRYLGDLGWRQPPVPPQMQVKDSGAAKADSETLQDLAASAAGCTLCRLSDHRQSVVFGEGDENAAVMFVGEGPGAEEDRTGRPFVGQAGKLLDRMIFAMGLEREEVYIANVVKCRPPGNRDPKEDEVAACAAYLDRQIDLIRPKVLVALGKPASRRLTGTAKPMGALRGRWSSYRGVPLMPMFHPAFLLRNPKAKRDVWEDLKLVMRRLESTSEQ, from the coding sequence TTGCGGGCCAAGGACCTGAACCGCTATCTCGGTGATCTCGGCTGGCGACAGCCTCCTGTCCCCCCCCAAATGCAGGTGAAGGACTCCGGTGCGGCGAAAGCCGACAGCGAAACCCTGCAAGACCTCGCTGCCTCCGCAGCGGGGTGCACCCTGTGCCGGCTCAGCGATCATCGCCAATCGGTGGTTTTTGGTGAGGGAGACGAGAACGCCGCCGTGATGTTTGTCGGAGAGGGCCCGGGGGCCGAAGAGGACCGGACCGGCCGGCCATTTGTCGGCCAGGCGGGGAAGCTCCTCGATCGCATGATCTTCGCGATGGGGCTCGAGCGCGAAGAGGTCTATATCGCAAACGTCGTGAAGTGTCGGCCGCCCGGCAACCGGGACCCCAAGGAAGACGAGGTCGCAGCTTGCGCGGCCTACCTCGACCGGCAGATCGATCTCATCCGTCCGAAGGTCCTGGTGGCCCTCGGCAAGCCTGCCTCCAGACGCCTGACCGGGACCGCCAAACCGATGGGCGCCCTGCGGGGGCGCTGGTCGTCCTACCGGGGCGTTCCCCTGATGCCGATGTTCCATCCCGCTTTCCTGCTCCGCAACCCGAAGGCGAAGAGGGACGTGTGGGAAGATCTCAAGCTCGTCATGCGCAGGCTCGAATCGACCTCGGAACAGTAA
- the hflC gene encoding protease modulator HflC codes for MKQLSFILIAVLALLAVAAIGGAFFIVNEAQQVIITQFGKPVGEPITTPGLKMKMPFVQKANYFEKRFLEWDGKPNEVPTKDKRFIYVDTYARWRISDPLLFFQRLRDERGAQSRLDDILDGETRNTIAKHDLIEVVRSTNREFVVSSALEEGSHQIIAGRVALEKEVLDNASRRTDVLGIEILDFQFKRTNYSEVDRPKVYERMISERKRIAEEYRSEGAGEAARILGDKDRDLQQINSEAYREAQEIKGLADAEAADIYAQAYNRDPDFYRFLKTMEVYTRTMDEDTILLLSTDGEFLRYLERDR; via the coding sequence ATGAAACAGCTCTCCTTCATCCTGATAGCCGTTCTCGCGTTGCTCGCGGTGGCCGCGATCGGCGGTGCGTTCTTCATCGTCAACGAGGCCCAGCAGGTCATCATCACCCAGTTCGGCAAGCCCGTCGGCGAGCCCATCACGACGCCAGGGCTGAAAATGAAAATGCCGTTCGTCCAGAAGGCCAACTACTTCGAAAAGCGATTTCTCGAGTGGGACGGCAAGCCGAACGAGGTACCGACGAAGGACAAGCGCTTCATCTACGTCGACACCTACGCACGCTGGCGAATTTCAGACCCGCTTCTCTTCTTCCAGCGCCTGCGCGACGAACGCGGTGCCCAGTCCCGTCTCGACGATATCCTAGACGGCGAGACCCGCAACACGATAGCCAAGCATGATCTCATCGAAGTCGTTCGTTCCACCAATCGTGAGTTCGTCGTGTCCTCCGCACTCGAGGAGGGCAGCCACCAGATCATCGCTGGTCGCGTGGCGCTCGAGAAGGAGGTCCTCGATAACGCTTCCAGGCGCACCGACGTGCTCGGCATCGAGATCCTCGACTTCCAGTTCAAGCGGACCAACTACTCGGAGGTGGACCGTCCGAAAGTCTATGAGCGCATGATCTCCGAACGGAAACGGATCGCGGAAGAGTACCGATCCGAAGGAGCCGGTGAAGCGGCGCGAATCCTCGGTGACAAGGACCGCGATCTCCAGCAGATCAACTCGGAAGCCTACCGTGAAGCACAGGAGATCAAGGGTCTCGCCGACGCCGAAGCGGCGGACATTTATGCCCAGGCGTACAACCGGGATCCCGACTTCTACCGCTTCCTGAAGACGATGGAGGTCTACACCCGGACAATGGACGAGGACACCATCTTGTTGCTATCTACTGATGGGGAGTTCCTGCGATACCTGGAACGCGACCGCTAG
- the hflK gene encoding FtsH protease activity modulator HflK — protein MEPEEPRVIDIGSFRSKRPPTRVILTGALIVIGLVLVLSVVFTIQPEEVGIVLRFGKYVRTADPGLNFKLPAPVESVLKVPVQRQLKQEFGFQTVEAGVKTRYSDRDFDYESLMLTGDLNVADVEWIAQYRVDDPYKYLFRVRNVDKTFRDMNEAVMRAVVGDRSVDEVLTVGRLEVEDESKLKLQELCDRYETGIVVDQIVLQNVTPPDPVKPSFNEVNQAEQDREREINDARGEYNRVIPKARGQAAQIVEQARGYAINRVNSAQGDAALFEEVYAAYRRAPEVTRRRIFLETMESIYPAMERKILLDNGLEGVLPLLQLTGPEVKQ, from the coding sequence ATGGAACCAGAAGAACCTCGCGTGATCGACATCGGCTCCTTCCGATCCAAGAGGCCCCCAACCAGGGTCATCCTCACCGGAGCACTCATCGTGATCGGTCTGGTCCTCGTGCTCAGCGTCGTGTTCACCATTCAGCCGGAGGAGGTCGGCATCGTTCTCCGCTTCGGGAAATACGTGCGCACCGCAGACCCTGGTCTCAACTTCAAGCTGCCCGCACCCGTCGAAAGCGTTCTCAAGGTTCCGGTGCAACGGCAGCTCAAGCAGGAGTTTGGTTTCCAGACGGTGGAGGCCGGAGTCAAGACGAGGTACTCGGATCGCGATTTCGACTACGAGTCTCTGATGCTCACCGGTGACCTCAACGTCGCCGACGTCGAGTGGATCGCCCAGTATCGTGTGGACGATCCGTACAAATATCTCTTCAGAGTTCGCAACGTCGACAAGACGTTCCGTGACATGAACGAGGCAGTCATGCGGGCGGTGGTCGGTGACCGCTCTGTCGACGAGGTCCTCACCGTCGGCCGCCTCGAGGTCGAGGATGAGTCCAAGCTCAAGCTGCAGGAGCTCTGTGACCGCTATGAGACGGGAATTGTGGTCGATCAGATCGTCCTGCAAAACGTCACACCCCCCGATCCGGTCAAACCCTCGTTCAACGAGGTCAACCAGGCCGAGCAAGATCGCGAACGCGAGATCAACGACGCCCGGGGCGAGTACAACCGCGTCATCCCGAAGGCTCGTGGCCAGGCGGCCCAGATTGTCGAACAGGCACGCGGCTATGCGATCAACCGGGTCAACAGCGCGCAGGGCGACGCGGCACTCTTCGAAGAGGTTTATGCAGCGTATCGACGCGCACCGGAGGTCACCAGACGGCGCATATTCCTCGAGACGATGGAATCGATCTACCCGGCCATGGAGCGCAAGATCTTGCTCGACAATGGTCTCGAAGGAGTGCTTCCACTCCTCCAGCTCACCGGGCCGGAGGTGAAGCAATGA
- the clpB gene encoding ATP-dependent chaperone ClpB — MNGQNQYTVKASEALQEAFTSAGARGNPEATPTHLLLALMQQENGVVPRLLAKVGVPASQFEAELKEALDRLPAAEGGAEPQPSRSLRQVLDQAKKLAPQFQDQYVSVEHLLMAIVSVADSAAARALQVHGVTKESLLSAIQDLRGSHRVTDANPEDKYEALANYGRDLTELAKNGKLDPVIGRDDEIRRVMQVLTRRTKNNPVLIGEPGVGKTAVAEGLAQRIASGDVPEILKNRRIVSLDMGALIAGAKYRGEFEDRLKAVVKEVVDSDGEVILFIDELHTLVGAGASEGAMDAANILKPALARGELRAIGATTLSEYRKYVEKDAALERRFQPVMLDEPTVEETIAILRGLKEKYEVHHGVRIADTALVAAAALSNRYITDRFLPDKAIDLVDEAASRLRIEIDSMPTEIDQLDRRALQLEIEKRALAKEKDKSSKERRAAIEEELGGLKEQISGLKAQWQKEKELISKLQELKERLEETREAADRAERDGDLERAAQLRYGELVDLEQELEQASEALKAHQSEHGTMLAEEVAEEDIARAVSKWTGIPVSRLLEGEKDKLLHMEDRIAERVIGQEDAVTAVAAAVRRARAGLKDPNRPIGSFLFLGPTGVGKTEVARALAEFLFDDERAMVRIDMSEYMEKHSVARLIGAPPGYVGYDEGGQLTEAVRRRPYSVLLFDEIEKAHPDVFNVLLQVLDEGRLTDGKGRTVDFRNTVVIMTSNIASSIIQELPESERDRMTTLVEAELKQHFRPEFLNRIDEILIFHRLSEEDVQKIVHIQLENLNKLLADQGLKVEATDAAAKLLAHEGFDPDFGARPLKRTIQRLVQDPLARMVLAGELMPNASILLDDEGGTLVLRASALTADESESE, encoded by the coding sequence ATGAACGGGCAGAATCAATACACAGTGAAAGCGTCTGAAGCCTTGCAGGAGGCGTTCACCTCGGCCGGCGCCCGTGGCAACCCCGAGGCGACACCGACGCATTTGCTTCTCGCGCTGATGCAGCAGGAGAACGGGGTCGTACCCCGCCTGCTGGCCAAGGTCGGAGTCCCGGCCTCACAGTTCGAAGCCGAGCTCAAAGAGGCTCTTGATCGCCTTCCGGCCGCCGAGGGCGGTGCTGAACCACAGCCCTCACGCAGTCTTCGCCAGGTCCTGGACCAGGCGAAGAAGCTCGCACCCCAGTTTCAGGACCAGTACGTTTCGGTCGAGCACCTACTGATGGCGATCGTGTCGGTGGCGGATTCGGCTGCAGCACGCGCACTGCAGGTGCACGGAGTGACCAAGGAGTCTCTCCTTTCGGCGATCCAAGATCTACGGGGATCACATCGCGTCACCGATGCCAACCCAGAAGACAAGTACGAAGCACTCGCGAACTATGGGCGCGATCTCACCGAGCTTGCCAAGAACGGAAAGCTCGATCCGGTGATCGGCCGCGACGACGAGATTCGTCGTGTGATGCAAGTGCTGACTCGGCGCACGAAGAACAACCCGGTGCTCATCGGAGAGCCCGGCGTCGGCAAGACGGCGGTCGCCGAAGGCCTTGCCCAGCGGATCGCTTCCGGCGACGTGCCTGAGATTCTCAAGAACCGGCGCATCGTTTCGCTCGACATGGGAGCCCTGATCGCGGGCGCCAAGTATCGCGGAGAGTTCGAGGACCGGCTCAAGGCGGTGGTCAAAGAAGTTGTCGACTCGGATGGCGAGGTCATTCTCTTCATCGACGAGCTCCACACCCTGGTTGGTGCAGGCGCCTCCGAGGGCGCGATGGATGCGGCCAACATCCTGAAGCCGGCGCTAGCCCGAGGAGAGCTGCGTGCCATCGGAGCCACGACCCTGTCTGAATACCGTAAGTACGTCGAAAAAGACGCGGCACTCGAGCGGCGATTCCAACCGGTGATGCTGGACGAGCCGACGGTCGAGGAGACCATCGCCATCCTGCGTGGACTCAAGGAGAAGTACGAGGTCCACCATGGAGTCCGGATTGCGGACACCGCCTTGGTCGCGGCGGCGGCGCTCTCCAACCGCTACATCACCGACCGGTTCCTGCCGGATAAGGCCATCGACCTGGTCGACGAAGCCGCGTCCAGACTGAGAATCGAGATCGACTCGATGCCGACCGAGATCGACCAGCTCGATCGGCGTGCACTCCAGCTCGAGATCGAGAAACGAGCGCTGGCCAAGGAGAAGGACAAGAGCTCGAAGGAACGGCGAGCCGCCATCGAAGAGGAGCTGGGTGGGCTCAAGGAACAGATCAGCGGGCTCAAGGCCCAGTGGCAGAAGGAGAAGGAGCTCATCTCCAAGCTCCAGGAGCTCAAAGAGCGCCTCGAAGAGACCCGCGAGGCGGCCGATCGCGCCGAACGCGACGGTGACCTCGAGCGTGCCGCCCAGCTTCGTTACGGCGAGTTGGTGGATCTCGAGCAGGAACTCGAACAGGCATCGGAAGCCCTCAAGGCACACCAATCGGAGCACGGCACGATGCTCGCGGAGGAGGTCGCCGAGGAGGACATCGCCCGCGCAGTCTCGAAGTGGACCGGAATTCCGGTTTCACGCCTGCTCGAGGGCGAGAAAGACAAGCTCCTTCACATGGAAGATCGTATCGCCGAGCGGGTAATCGGGCAGGAGGACGCAGTGACTGCGGTGGCCGCGGCGGTGCGCCGTGCCCGCGCCGGGCTCAAGGACCCGAACCGGCCGATCGGCTCATTCCTGTTCCTCGGCCCGACCGGTGTCGGCAAAACCGAGGTGGCTCGCGCCCTGGCCGAATTCCTCTTCGACGACGAGCGCGCCATGGTCCGCATCGACATGTCCGAGTACATGGAAAAGCACTCGGTTGCGCGCCTGATCGGCGCCCCTCCGGGATACGTGGGTTACGACGAGGGCGGGCAGCTCACCGAGGCGGTGCGCCGGAGACCGTACTCCGTGCTCCTCTTCGACGAGATCGAGAAGGCCCACCCCGACGTCTTCAACGTGCTCTTGCAGGTGCTCGACGAAGGCCGATTGACCGACGGCAAGGGGCGAACCGTGGATTTCCGCAACACCGTGGTTATCATGACCTCGAACATTGCATCGAGCATCATTCAGGAGCTGCCGGAATCGGAGCGCGACCGGATGACGACCCTGGTCGAGGCGGAGCTCAAGCAGCACTTCCGGCCGGAGTTCCTCAACCGGATCGATGAGATCCTGATCTTCCACCGTCTCTCCGAAGAGGACGTCCAGAAGATCGTCCACATCCAGCTCGAAAATCTGAACAAGCTTCTGGCGGATCAGGGCCTGAAGGTCGAGGCGACCGACGCCGCAGCCAAGCTCCTAGCACACGAGGGCTTCGATCCGGATTTTGGCGCCCGACCGCTCAAACGCACCATTCAGCGTCTGGTCCAGGACCCTCTGGCACGCATGGTACTTGCAGGCGAGCTTATGCCGAATGCGAGCATTTTGCTGGACGACGAGGGTGGAACCCTCGTCCTCCGTGCTTCGGCGCTGACAGCCGACGAAAGTGAAAGTGAGTAA